One Arachis hypogaea cultivar Tifrunner chromosome 2, arahy.Tifrunner.gnm2.J5K5, whole genome shotgun sequence genomic window, ccccttcctttaccgaaggttcttatcccaaacattttgacgatcaccttcccttaccaaaGGATCATCTTGAttgatcaccttcccttaccgaatgaTCATATTGATATCTTGTCTTtaggggtcaccttcccttaccgaaggatcattccctcagttcaatttacaatcaaggttatttagacatacacaagaatgGAGTCATATCAAcaaagatatattattatataaaattgatggaagtctccttcccttaccgaaggttcctaAAAGTTTGCTGATCACCTtctcttaccgaaggatcatctcgattatcttgtctttggggggtCACTTTCCGTTACCGAAGAATCATTCCCTCGATTTTTTAATGCACATAAGATTGTTATTATACTGCATAATGCGTATGAAGGAAAGAGACATTATACCATGACATGCAAAGCTAACATCTATGTTCGAAAACATTTAAAACAtgacatataaaaattagcaCAAAATCCCCTACCTCGAGTAAAGTTCCGATAGGTATTCCGATGCAAATAAATGCGGTTTGTTAGTGAAGAGAAACTTGTTGTATAGCTAGACTTTGTGTATACTAGAATGTTTTgtatagaaaaagggaatagGATGAGAAAGGAAGGATCAAATAGCTCTCAGGTATGTGCAGATTATGTTAGGAGGCATTTAGGtaaaatcttcaatctgaatcgtCACTTTGTGAGCCCTATAACATTTTCTACGTTTGGAATTTGTAAATAGCTATTAGCGACAAATATATAGAGAATTGAATTAGCTTTAAAACGAATCTTAAACCAAGTAAATCGGATAACCACAACTTGATATATTTTCGAAATACTGTTAGTATATCAGGCTGGCTGATAAGAGCGCGATTTTCTACTATGAACTTGTAACCGATTTAtctacctaatttaatttgattttatactaAACTTAAGGAATAGAGCTATcattcttatcttttcatataaCTAAATATCATTCAAATCGAATAAATGTAGAATTAATTATGACTATATTTTCAAAGGTTGTTTATTGTCGGTTAGAAATTTACTACCACTAGTATTTtcatatgtttaaattttaaattcaaatcttaatactattttaattaattagttggtTATTAAGAAATGATTTGAGTAAAAAAGTTGGGATGTTACATGAAACACAGATAATGGATGAAAATACTTGGCCGGAAAACTCTTTAAAATGATTGAACACCACTAATGTTGATTTGTCCGCTCTAtgttagtaaaatattaaaaatgtttgTATGATCACAAATGCAGCAAAAATGTCAAACACAATGAAATTTATATATAAGGCATAATTGTGATCTATGTATATGATTGCATATTAGTTTGTTATAAAAATCCATGAAATATATTGAAATAGAGCTATATTACTACAATGTACTTTAACTTTTATGAGTAAGATgtataaaattaaatagaaatgtttggtaacaaaaaagaATTAACCAAAAAGAGCTAGTAAGGTAAGTTCTGACTTTTTTTAGTATTACCGAAGTTAAATATGAGGGTTCTTGTCtttaaatatttcattatttcttatgaaatttttataatatttacatCATAAATTTGCCTAAAACTTTCGTATTATGAAAACCAATATAGTTGTCTACCATATAGTTGCTCTTTTGATTGCTTATTCAACAGTGAAGTAAATAAATTAATGAGAAGTAATGGGTGTAAGACCCTAGATATCcatgaatatataaaaaaaatggttaATGCCTTTCAATATTTTATGATCTGTAATACCGATTTACTAGGTAATATACTATCAGAGTAAAGCAATTTATTTTGAAATGATTTATTATGATTTCATAGTAAATCATTTTAAGTTATATCGATTTATGTAAAGACATTTTTAAAACAAACGTCAAAATAGGACAATTTAGTAATATTGATAGTCAAATAATTTAAAAGGATAATTTATCcaatttattatatatagtatacaataattataaatttatctaaaaattttatcttaCAAAAATCAACGAAATCTAAAGGATAAAAAAAGTCAATAGAGTTGTTTGTTGTCACTACACTAAATTGACCATATAGTTACACTTGATTTGTGAACCTTATGTTAAGGTTCTCTATTAATTAATATGGTGACAGAGATAATGGATTAAAACTGCACAGAATCGGCCAGTTCAATCGAAAAACTGGTAAACCAGATTCAATACCGATCGTTATCCAAGATTAGGAACGTTTAAAGTAGAAAATCGTCACGAATCGGTCAAACCCGGAGAGAACCGGCCAAAACTGGTTAAATTGGACCAAATCGAACGCTCAATCCAGTTGAAGGCAAATCTACGACGCACTACGGTTCTGCAAGTCCACCCAAAGTTGCAGCAAGGACACTCTTACCACCAAGTTGGCAATACTTGTTACCAATATATATACAACTTATAATACATATAgaaatcttttattttacttatattcaatttattttaattttaaagccactcatttttaaatcaattatattttatttaactataaattttattaaatatatataaattaaaaagataaacaaaaaaattattaatcacaatttattttttcttttcatgattatatgatatctattaatattattttttcaataaatacttatagtatataataataggtaaagactcacatgcagttgtcttcatatgaagttgatagttgaaaatcgttagatgaaatttagtcaaacttgtcaaatcatctaattttttttaaatatcaacttcacatgaaaacaaCTGTACGTGAGTTTTcacctataataatataataataaaataaatataaactaattaataaagtattaaaatttaaaaatgatcattatttttataaaaacaaaataaaagtacttataataaagaaaaaataattaaaatttatacaattatttaattataccggGTTAACCAGTTCAACCAGTGACTCACCGGTTAAACCAGTAACCCAGTAACTTAACCGGTTCGATCACCAGTTCAGTTCTGACAACTATGGTAATTCTTCTGTCAAATACACGTAGAAATGTCCCATAAGTCCAGTATTATATTTGTTTTCATGTATGAACTCAACAGTTAATATTTCGCCATCCTGAATCTTGATAGAGCCTGGTTTCGGATAACAACCAGACATTCCAATAACATAGCCTTTTTCATTTCCTGGCTCTTCTCCTGTGCCGTATGTTGGTTGAACCACACATAATACCTTTCCATTctgaagaaaattaaaaaaataaggacaaaaatattttaaaatattttacttcttaagaagatgaaaaattaagaaataatattACTTAATAAACAAATATAGAATGGTCAgctaacaaaataatatatacatagttGTAAAGACTATATATGAAAAATTGATAATTACCTCCCCATATAAAGTTGCATTAACGATTCCTGGATGCACGTGAGCTGTAGAGTAAATTAGATTACCACCCTTTTTCATTGGGATCTTTGTCCTTTTAATATGATAATGTTCAATATCAGTATTTTGCGGAGTGATAGAATACTCTACCTGCaacaaataaaaaagtttttatcGATTATTTACTATATAACTAAAAAAGAGATTAATACTCACTTCatttcataaaaattattttttggctaATCTAATTACCTATGATAAATTATGTCACCATGTGAAATACATGAATCAtgcattttatcattcaattgaaATGAAATATACTTGTCACTTACCATACAATTATGAATTGGTTCGGAGCCATTATATGTCACTTGATCAGTAACATCAAGTATGTAAAACTTAATAGGTACTTGGTATTGATCCCAATCAACCCATGTTACTGAATATTTAAGGGAAGCTTTTCTCTGTTGTCTGTTATTATATCCTTGTTGTAATTTGCATTGAGAAGTCTTTTCACAACAAAAAATTCCTCCTTTATAATCACTAGACATTGGTTTCCCATCAATACCGGTTTTGCTTAAAAAGTCTTCACTTTTGACATTATAATGGTCACATCTGCATTCGGTGCAACCTTTTTTGTCTTCTGTACCACGTGTGTCAATAACCATGATATTGAATAACCATTTCTCTTCATTATACTCCTTTGGGACATTCTCAGGGTGCGTACCTACTTCTATTCTAAATGGATCTGGTAGTTCTAAGctagtttttcgtgcatcaactCCAAGCCCCCAGGAATATGAATTAACACTACCTTGGCATACTCCATCGTTTCTTCTAAAATACTTACCGTATACGGGCTGACTTTGATTAGCTTGACGTGACATGGTGacattttcaaaatatcttaaaaCGAAATAATGGTGCAGGTAAGCTTCATATAATGGCAAAGAATTTTGATGTTCATCAACTAACTCGGCTTGAAAATTCTTGATTCCGATGTGTCCTCTTGGAAACTCAATATCGAATAAATCTGTTATCGTAACCTTTCCTGGTTCCAATACAAATTGCTCACTATAAAAAGTAGCCGTCTTGATATGATTTGAATTCTCATATTGTCGTGCGAATATGATGCTTGATTGCAACAGTATAATTGTTAATGATAGTAATAACACTTCAAGTATAAACTTCATGTTTTCCTGCAAATCGTCATATTTATATGATCATCAATCATCATATGTTTATATGTTAATCTATGGAAATATgaatcatatatttatatattaggaAAACATGTTAAGGaagacaaataaaatattaaaccaTGTGGAACTTGAATAAGACATATGAAATTGAAATTCACATCACATGTCAAAAAGACAAGTACCTTGTTGGAGATTCAATTTTTGATATTTGAAAAAATAGTGGAAGGTGAATTTGTATTGATATGAAAATTTTGTATATCTACTGCTTTTATAGCAGAATCTAATGCCAATTTTGTTGAATTCTCAAATGCTAGATCCCTATTTTTGGTGGGCTTTCTAACTATGTGTGCCATTTGTTAAAAAACCTTGTTTGTTATTAGTTCCAATTaatgtaacaatattttttatttttttggtatacATTAAGTAACAACTTAATTCCAACTCAACTATGAATTCATCTTAGTTGCAAAATTGTTTAGATAATAAGATATTTGTTTAGATTTTGTCAAATTTGTTTTTTAACCTTATCCTCTTCTTATGCGACTCTTTTGATATTTTGGCCAAAAACAAATCCACATGAATTTATGTTATAGTTTAAACTAACACAAAATTTGAAAGTTAAAAGACTTAATaaagtataaaaattatttagtaaattaaatacGATACTATCTTGGTATTGCGTttatttaatattccttttataatCTCTTAATCTGATACCTGGATaccctctttctattttctttgtttttttttaaaatgacctATTAGCTCAGTATTTAGAGTATTGCTTTTATACGGCAATAGTTCAGCAAAACCATAatgtgaaattcaaatttttttatttatgataaaataaaatttcctaAGTTACaaataactttaataaaatttttatttttttttggagcTTTATGAAGTACAATTTCCTCTAATGGGGCATCTAAAAAAAGCACGTTTTACTTTTACTGATTAAAAAGTCTAAactttttttaatagattttttgtGTCATTAACTGAAaatttatatatcacttttgtttttattaaactAATGGTGTGATAttgaacaaagaagaagaagatgatgacgacaataatgatgataatgaaggAAGAGTAAGAAGGAGGAGGATCGGAGGAGGTGGTGGTAAAGGAGGAAATGGTGATGACGACGATGACAATGACGacaatgaggatgatgatgatgatgatgataatgaaggggaggatgtaaggcccacatcggttggagaggggaatgaagcatgctttataagggtgtggatacctctccctagtatgatgcattttgacgagtgagtgtggggggcttcggctatcatccctatcgtcaaagacaaaaccgtgaggccttgtgtgccaaagcggacaatatcatgctagcgggtggtctaggctgttacattatggtataggagcagttcgttcctatagagcctgaggacggACTAAATATGCcattgtgcattctctgtgtatgtgtctatgtgctagtaggatatctaactgatataagTAGCATACATGTTCGTGAGCATGCATTTGAGACTCTTAAGCactaaacttgagatattgagactgatcaccttaatatcaattgtttggtgtgaacagggtcCAAATGTCGACTCGCGAATCCGAACGAGGTAACTGGAGGGAAAATCCTAGGACTGAACCGATGCGAGGATCCCGAGATGGAAGCTCGGGTGCTGGTACGTGCAATATAGGTCAATACTATAGGTCCATGACCCTTATTGATTTATTCAAGAGTGGTCCATCCCAGTTTAATGGAAATGCCAATGCGTTGGAGGCTGATCGGTGGTTTTGAGATGTGGAGAGATTCTTATACACTCAGTATGTACCGAAAGTACAGTCGGTGGAAATAGTGACTTACATATTGGAGGGAGATGCTCAAGAATGGTGGCAGGAGTTATATCACACCTTGCAGATGGAGTTAACAAATATCCCTTGGAGTAAATTCAAGACGGAATTTTACGGGAAATATTCCTTACATGCGATTCGAATTGCAAAAGAATTGGAGTTAATGCAACTTAAGCAAGAAAATATGTCAGTTGCTGACTATACCCGTGAATTTGACAACTTGTGTCATCTCTCAAGAGTTTGTCAAGGAAACCCAGCCGACTATGAGGCGTGAAAGTGTGTTCAGTATGAGAAAGGACTTAGAAGAGACATCTTCAACTGCGTGGGTCCGCAAAGGTTAACCAATTTCCTTGAGTTGGTTATAAAAAGTTAATTCGCAGAACGTTACTCCATGAAGTCAGCAATATTACAGTATGGAGAGACTACTCCAGATGAGCCGCATAGAGCCAGACTAGGCGTATGTTGCAAGTGCGGGAAGCCAGGGCATATAGCTCGAGACTGTCCACACAAGAAAAACCGGGATGCAGTCGAATCCGATCTTCAGACCCGAGGTAACCATAAGCTAGTAGTAGAGTTTTTAACTACCTTGCGTATCATTAATATATGTATGAACCATTTGTGAAGCACGACAAGTTTTGATGATCGTGGAGTCCGAGCCGATGGTTAGTCAAAGATTACTAGATGTtgagatggtatcagagccagaacccggatcaatgtgccagcgagggcgctaggctcccttagggggtggattgtaagtcccacatcggttggagagggaaacgcagcatgccttataagggtgaggatacctctccctagcatgacgcgttttgacgagtgagtgtggggagtTTTAGCTATCATCCATA contains:
- the LOC112720931 gene encoding uncharacterized protein produces the protein MKFILEVLLLSLTIILLQSSIIFARQYENSNHIKTATFYSEQFVLEPGKVTITDLFDIEFPRGHIGIKNFQAELVDEHQNSLPLYEAYLHHYFVLRYFENVTMSRQANQSQPVYGKYFRRNDGVCQGSVNSYSWGLGVDARKTSLELPDPFRIEVGTHPENVPKEYNEEKWLFNIMVIDTRGTEDKKGCTECRCDHYNVKSEDFLSKTGIDGKPMSITWVDWDQYQVPIKFYILDVTDQVTYNGSEPIHNCMVEYSITPQNTDIEHYHIKRTKIPMKKGGNLIYSTAHVHPGIVNATLYGENGKVLCVVQPTYGTGEEPGNEKGYVIGMSGKVTITDLFDIEFPRGHIGIKNFQAELVDEHRNSLPLYEAYLHHYFVLRYFENVTMSRQANQSQPIYGKYFRRNDGVCQGSVNSYSWGLGVDARKTSLELPDPFRIEVGTHPENVPKEYNEEKWLFNIMVIDTRGTEDKKGCTECRCDHYNVKSEDFVSKTGIDGKPMSSDYKGGIFCCEKTSQCKLQQGYNNRQQRKASLKYTVTWVDWDQYQVPIKFYILDVTDQVTYNGSEPIHNCMVEYSITPQNTDIGHYHIKRTKIPMKKGGNLIYSTAHVHPGIINATLYGEEKSQEMKKAMLLECLVVIQNQALSRFRMTKY